A single region of the Pyricularia oryzae 70-15 chromosome 4, whole genome shotgun sequence genome encodes:
- a CDS encoding myo-inositol transporter 1: MVAGRSIVGAGVGAASFVVPLYIAETAPADHRGKLITINVLFITLGQVIAYVIGWLFAEYGDKSSGWRWMVGLGAVPAVVQAVLLLGMPETPRWLVKSGREEEALEIIRRVSGGKHRSTSDRVAQRVLEEIQVEIREESEARRRLLASRDGMQSSRPEWMERWSELVKVRRNRRALTVACLLQGLQQLCGFNSLMYFSASIFTMVGFATPTLTSLTVAVTNFVFTVLALLLVDRIGRRRILLYSLPFMIAGLLLAAFAFSFISISSAPTSSPIPSAAKTGDAQLSPRAAAVMILISIMIYVASYAIGLGNVPWMQSELFSLSVRSVGSGVATGTNWLANFVVGLTFLPLMDAFGPAATFTMYGAVCGIGLVLIWRIYPETTGLSLEEAASLLEGSAWGVR, from the exons TAGTGCCACTCTACATCGCCGAGACCGCCCCAGCTGACCACAGGGGCAAGCTGATCACCATTAACGTGCTGTTTATCACGCTGGGCCAGGTGATCGCCTACGTGATTGGCTGGCTTTTTGCCGAGTATGGTGACAAGTCCAGCGGCTGGAGGTGGATGGTTGGGCTGGGAGCTGTTCCTGCTGTGGTGCAGGCGGTGCTCCTCCTCGGGATGCCAGAGACTCCACGTTGGTTGGTCAAGTCAGGCCGGGAAGAAGAGGCACTCGAGATTATCCGTCGAGTTTCCGGTGGCAAACACAGATCGACCTCTGACCGGGTGGCTCAGCGAGTCCTTGAGGAAATCCAGGTCGAGATCCGTGAAGAGTCCGAAGCCCGTAGACGGCTCTTGGCCAGCCGTGACGGGATGCAGTCATCGAGACCAGAGTGGATGGAAAGATGGTCAGAACTTGTAAAGGTGAGGCGGAACAGACGAGCTCTGACTGTTGCGTGCCTTCTCCAAGGACTACAGCAACTGTGTGGATTT AACTCCTTGATGTATTTCTCTGCATCCATATTCACAATGGTCGGTTTCGCGACGCCAACCCTAACGTCATTAACGGTTGCCGTTACAAACTTTGTCTTCACGGTGCTGGCACTTTTGCTGGTAGACCGCATTGGCAGGCGTCGAATACTCTTATATTCCCTACCTTTTATGATTGCTGGACTACTCCTTGCAGCGTTTGCATTCTCGTTCATATCGATATCTTCGGCGCCAACATCATCACCGATACCTAGCGCTGCCAAGACGGGGGATGCGCAGCTGTCACCGCGGGCTGCGGCAGTGATGATACTCATAAGCATCATGATATACGTTGCATCCTACGCCATTGGGCTCGGCAACGTTCCGTGGATGCAAAGCGAGCTCTTTTCGTTGAGCGTGCGATCAGTCGGCAGTGGGGTCGCGACAGGGACCAATTGGTTGGCCAACTTTGTGGTGGGCTTGACGTTTTTACCCTTGATGGATGCATTTGGACCGGCTGCAACTTTTACCATGTACGGGGCTGTCTGTGGTATCGGTCTCGTGCTCATCTGGCGGATCTATCCGGAGACGACGGGATTGAGTCTCGAGGAGGCGGCAAGCCTGCTGGAGGGTAGCGCCTGGGGGGTGCGGTAG